A section of the Pseudomonadota bacterium genome encodes:
- the rplQ gene encoding 50S ribosomal protein L17: MRHRKAGRKFSRNTSHRRAMLRNLAGNLVLHEAIDTTDAKAKELRRVAERLITYATRLGEDLDVDVGKLDEGRRQKAVARRMHAQRNAARFLPRRGTRTLADGGVEETDLIHKLFHEIAPRYMKRVQSGKGGGYTRITKKLPRRGDNAPVARIELLPGE, from the coding sequence ATGAGACACCGCAAGGCAGGTCGAAAATTCAGTCGTAACACCAGTCATCGACGAGCCATGCTGCGCAACTTGGCGGGAAACCTGGTGCTGCACGAGGCTATCGACACAACGGACGCCAAGGCCAAGGAATTGCGGCGGGTGGCGGAGCGCTTGATCACGTATGCGACCCGCCTGGGTGAGGATCTGGACGTCGACGTGGGCAAGCTCGACGAAGGGAGACGGCAGAAGGCGGTTGCGCGACGCATGCACGCGCAGCGAAACGCCGCGCGGTTTCTGCCGCGGCGCGGCACGCGGACGTTGGCCGACGGGGGCGTCGAAGAAACCGACCTGATACACAAGCTCTTTCACGAGATTGCACCGCGCTATATGAAGCGTGTGCAGTCGGGCAAAGGTGGCGGCTATACCCGGATCACCAAGAAGCTCCCACGGCGTGGCGACAACGCGCCGGTGGCTCGGATCGAGCTGCTTCCGGGGGAGTAG
- a CDS encoding DNA-directed RNA polymerase subunit alpha encodes MPTSSTIARNWRELIKPKVVQPDPETLSDTYGKFTCEPLERGFGLTLGNALRRVLLSSLQGAAITAVKINGALHEFTSVPDVTEDVTDIVLNLKQVVVRTEQPKTYRLDIDCEGPAQVTAADIQVTDQVEILNPELAICSVARGGRFSAELTINSGHGYVPAERNKSATMSIGTVAIDALFSPIRKVNYSVTNARVGQMTDYDKLTLELWTNGAVRGADALAYAAKIIKDQVSVFINFEEESEPDTRDQPQEDPLNENLFRTVEELELSVRSANCLQNASIHLIGELVQRSEAEMLKTKNFGRKSLKEIKEILADMGLQLGMRIDNWPQMLERWKQQQNAN; translated from the coding sequence ATGCCGACATCCTCCACGATTGCGCGCAATTGGCGCGAGCTAATCAAACCAAAAGTGGTTCAGCCAGATCCGGAAACCCTTTCGGATACCTATGGCAAATTCACTTGCGAGCCTTTGGAGCGCGGGTTCGGCTTGACGCTCGGTAACGCGTTGCGCCGGGTGCTGCTCTCCTCGCTGCAGGGAGCGGCCATCACGGCGGTCAAGATCAACGGCGCGCTACACGAGTTCACGTCCGTACCGGATGTCACCGAAGACGTTACGGACATCGTGCTCAACCTCAAGCAGGTGGTGGTTCGCACCGAGCAGCCGAAGACCTATCGTCTCGACATCGATTGCGAAGGTCCTGCGCAGGTTACGGCGGCGGATATCCAGGTCACCGATCAGGTGGAAATCCTCAATCCCGAGCTCGCCATCTGTTCCGTGGCGAGAGGTGGGCGCTTTTCCGCCGAACTGACCATCAACTCGGGTCACGGATACGTGCCGGCGGAACGCAACAAGTCGGCGACGATGTCCATCGGAACGGTGGCCATCGACGCCCTGTTTTCGCCGATTCGCAAAGTGAACTACAGCGTGACGAACGCGCGCGTCGGTCAGATGACCGACTACGACAAGCTCACGCTGGAGCTGTGGACCAACGGAGCCGTCCGAGGCGCCGACGCGCTGGCCTATGCGGCCAAGATCATCAAGGATCAGGTCAGCGTGTTCATCAACTTCGAGGAAGAGTCCGAACCGGACACACGCGACCAGCCGCAAGAGGATCCGCTCAATGAGAATCTGTTTCGTACTGTCGAGGAGCTCGAGCTTTCCGTACGTTCCGCCAATTGCCTGCAGAACGCCAGCATTCACTTGATCGGGGAGCTGGTTCAACGCTCGGAAGCTGAAATGCTCAAGACCAAGAATTTTGGTCGCAAATCGCTCAAGGAAATCAAAGAAATCTTGGCAGACATGGGGCTGCAGCTGGGCATGCGTATCGACAATTGGCCGCAGATGCTGGAGCGCTGGAAGCAACAGCAAAACGCGAATTAG
- the rpsD gene encoding 30S ribosomal protein S4, with the protein MARYIGPVCKHCRRENLKLFLKGERCYTDKCSFDRRPYPPGTHGQRRIKFTEYGVRLREKQKVRRIYGLLERQFRRYFELADRSKGVTGENLLRLLERRLDSAVYRFGIAATRTDARQLVRHKHVAVNGRTVSIPSFLVKPGDTIEVREKSKKKLRIEQAFEVAGRREPPEWLAVDRENLTATVKALPSREQITLPIQEQLIVEFYSR; encoded by the coding sequence ATGGCACGCTATATCGGCCCTGTTTGCAAGCACTGCAGGCGTGAGAATCTCAAGCTCTTCCTCAAGGGGGAGCGCTGCTACACGGACAAATGCTCCTTTGATCGCCGGCCCTACCCCCCGGGCACCCATGGGCAGCGTCGCATCAAGTTCACGGAGTACGGGGTGCGGCTGCGGGAGAAGCAGAAGGTCCGCCGCATCTACGGCCTGCTCGAACGTCAGTTCCGCCGCTACTTCGAACTGGCTGATCGAAGCAAAGGGGTCACAGGAGAGAATCTCCTGAGACTGCTGGAGCGGCGCCTGGACAGCGCCGTCTATCGTTTCGGGATTGCAGCCACGCGCACCGACGCCCGCCAGCTGGTACGCCACAAACACGTGGCGGTCAACGGGCGTACGGTGAGCATTCCCTCCTTCTTGGTGAAGCCCGGCGACACGATCGAGGTGCGTGAGAAATCCAAGAAGAAGCTGCGCATCGAGCAGGCGTTCGAAGTTGCGGGACGCCGGGAGCCGCCCGAGTGGCTAGCGGTCGACCGAGAGAACCTGACGGCTACTGTAAAGGCTCTTCCGAGCCGGGAGCAAATAACACTTCCCATTCAGGAGCAGCTCATCGTTGAGTTCTATTCGCGGTAA
- the rpsK gene encoding 30S ribosomal protein S11, protein MAKAAKSTKGKKKSRKNIPTGIAHIQSTFNNTIVTITDVRGNVVSWSSAGARGFKGSRKSTPFAAQLAAEDASRRAQDHGVRTVAIFVNGPGAGRETALRALQATGMRVTLIRDVTPIPHNGCRPPKRRRV, encoded by the coding sequence ATGGCAAAAGCCGCTAAGAGCACCAAGGGCAAGAAGAAAAGCCGCAAGAACATCCCGACCGGAATCGCCCACATCCAGTCTACTTTCAACAATACCATCGTGACGATTACGGACGTGCGGGGCAATGTGGTTTCCTGGTCCAGCGCTGGTGCCCGCGGCTTCAAAGGCTCTCGAAAGAGCACACCCTTTGCGGCGCAGCTAGCAGCGGAGGACGCTTCGCGACGCGCCCAGGACCACGGCGTTCGCACGGTCGCGATCTTCGTCAACGGTCCGGGGGCGGGTCGCGAAACCGCGCTTCGAGCGCTCCAGGCCACGGGTATGAGGGTCACGCTTATTCGCGATGTGACGCCCATACCTCACAACGGCTGCCGTCCACCCAAGCGACGTCGCGTCTAA